The sequence GGAATTATATATGATCTGGTGAggattttatatactttaggCCACATGAAATCTGAATTAATTAGTTGGTGGATTGATGGTTGTATGAGAGCGCATCGGCagctttgataattttataagcacTTGTAGTGTAATTGACCACTCTCCTTGAAGCGCATCATCATGTGATTAGCTTAAATTTGCAAGAACTTGGGTTGGCCACCTATAATGTACTTTCTGAATCCTCGGAAtctctttgcatttcttgGCCAATCATTGTCACAACCATAAAATTCAAGTTTGTTTATGTTCTTGAAAAGATGGAACCTCTGCTTTAATTACATCATAGGACTTGATtacattcttaattttttgttctattgcCGTATCagtgtttttcttcttcatgaCCTCATGGTTAAGGAGATCTAAGGcctaatgaattaaaatacacATAGGTTCTGTACGATAGGAACACGGGCAAAAGCAGAGGATTCGCATTCGTGACAATGAGTAGCATCGAAGAATGCAAGACAGTCATCCAGAACCTTGACGGGAGCGTAAGAATCCgtttattgaaaaaacaatAACATCCATGCCTTAACTAGTTGCTTTTAGGACAGCCCTTCAACATGTTTATCTTGGAACCTCTTGTTTCATTGCAGGAATACGGTGGTCGAACGTTGAGAGTTAATTTCTCAGACAAGCCTAAGCCGAAGGAGCCCCTATATCCAGAAACCGAACACAAGCTGTTTGTGGGAAATCTGTCCTGGTCTGTTACGTCTGAAAATTTAACAGAAGCATTTCAAGAATACGGAAACGTGGTAGGAGCAAGAGTTTTGTATGATGGTGAGACGGGACGTTCCCGTGGCTATGGTTTTGTGTGCTATGAGACAAAAGCCGAAATGGAAACTGCACTTGAAGCTCTCAATGGAGTGGTATAAATTTCCATCTCAAACTTTCATTGCTTTCCAAACAAAACTCTAGGGGAATGTGTATACATATTCTAAGGTTAACATTGCTCTgatccttctttttttttttttttttgagaggAACGTTGCTCTGATCTTGATTTGTTGATGATTAgtataataaatgattattCCATCCTCGTCTGAAAGTACGAAACATTTTATGTTCCATCTTTCAAAATTACCAAAAGCCCTTCCTAGTGGCTGGTgtaatttgctaagtatacatcctcttctttaaaaaaatcaccaAAACTTCTGCTGCGTCAAGTTTATCACGTCCGCATATCATCCATGCCTTTCGAATGCGGTCTAAGTCTCCCATCCCACGTTTGTTGGGAACTGGTTCTTGAACCCTTTTATACAGCATGGCATCCTTTTCTTTAGTAATCATTTTTTAAGGATGAATGTGGTCTTGTGACCGCACGGGTGATATTTATGAACCTCGTTAGATGTAAGTCTCGTATTTCAATTAAGAGGGTACAATTGTAAAGCTTTTCTAAGCCAAAACTTATAGGGAAGATTATAGTTTGAAAAGAAATGACTTGTACAACTTGTAACTACAGCTATTTACATCAGaagatttttgttgttaaCTACGTCACCGTTTGTTGCTATTTCAGGAATTAGGAGGACGGGCGATGCGTGTTAGCCTAGCACAAGGGAAGAAACAGTAAAAAGAAGGGAGAAACTTGTACATTTGATTAAGGCTCACAAATTGATTTCACTCAAGAAATGGAAGGGATTTTCCTCTCTTGCAATTGCAACTAGCTATGATAGGAACAccattcaatttttactttgtttaCATCCCATTTCTGCATTATATGCAGATTCAACTCTTACTGGAAATTGCAGGTACAGATGTTACTTCTGTTAGgagtaaaatatatgcataatgtttggttttgtttttaacttgttttagggtattttgtggagatagagagagaaaaacaaagataaataaaaataagttagagatagtgtgtatgtttggatttgtttttggagataatataaaataagtatggtatgtttgatgatGGGAATTTACTATAAGAAAATCCACAGAGCGGTCCTTCAGAATATGGAACATACCAGGGTTCGCAAATTGGCAAACTGAAAAGTTTTTTAGATCAACACGCTTCACTAACAAAGAGGCGCTCTTTATTTGGTCTTCAGTTGCTCGAGGTGCCATGGAATTCGTATCAGTGTGAAGCTGCAGATCCAccatattgtttttaattctaaattcttCACTTAAGAAATTAGTGAAGTTAAAAAGTTACTCTTACCTCTTCAACAGGTCTGATATCATCAGAATATGGAAGATATATCATATGCATTCCAGGTGGTTCAATCTGACCACTGGTGCTGACAATCTCATCCTGCAGTTCAACAATTACAAACAAATTGTAATATTCAGGTTTAGCATTATGAGCAATGTGTAACTAACAACCACAAAATATTGtgaagcaaaataatatatgaacccACAGCTCTAGCAATCTTTTTGTTCAGGATAGAAGATTCATTGAAATAAGAAGTGTTGAGGATAGAGGAATTTTCTCACTTCTTGaaccctttttctttgtttggagaaaaatggaTTGAAGAGCAGGAGATAATCATCCAATCTGGGATCAAGAACGGTATAGatctgaagaagaaggaagacAATGAACAGAGGTGAAGGGCGATTTCTGCGAGAGAGGAAAGAGAAAATCTGCTGCTGTAAATGAAGACAGTCAGTTTTGTTCCCCactattattacaaaaacacctaaaaataaaataaaaatgggtaAAACACTGCATGCCAAACATTACATTGAttttgggccatctctgagatgggccaaaaacGAACCCAAACATAAGGATGGTATCTGGCAAGTGCTGGAAGATAACTCTGTCCAATAAACTTTGCAGGTTATGATGTTTTCCTCTTAAAAGAACCTTCAAATTATATGGAAGcaatttttttgggaaaataagaaagaaatatgtTAGATATTTGggaactttttattttgaaagtaTCACACAGTGTGAATCATTATGCATCCGTACAATATAATGCATATGTCGTTTGTATTTTCACACTCgatctcaatatatatatatataatacttttctgagataattacatttatattttgatctataatttgttttaaaaaaattaggtatGGTTGTAGAAATAATGTGGATGTTTCTAGtaggtgtatgtataattattcaaaagataaggataatttgtgtaaatagactaTAAGTCAGGGTGTAAAAATGTaatcattctttttcttttttctttatttgactTTGCTGATTGTCTCATATTACTTGCTATATCATGTGAAATGTGAATAGGTCACATTTTTCTCTTGCTAAAGCGTGCTGGTGTAGagcaattaataaaattttgaaagaaattgaaaataacgTTTTTAAGATTCAAACTAAATTGAAGACATTCGAAATATAAAATGCAACTTTATTGCtagatatgaataaataaatataatagttcAACAAGTATTCAAATAACACAATGAAGCAGTaaaatattgaacaaaaaaaatgcaaattgagttaaaattaagaaaattataagagaGGCCGAAAGACCTCCTTTGATTtgggaaattatatttagcatcgttaagatttattttcatctaacaaataagtttctcGTTAgacaaaatttatcaaatttattgatattaataaagaaaattgaatgaatattaatatttaccctcgattgagtTATTAgtgacttattacaggtcaaaatatttttctaaaaactaaactactcttataatggtgaagatgTATCTCCTttcatgcattaacgtgtgaagacgtatgagggtactttggtcataaaaatatttatttgacttgcaataaatcagtaataagtcaatcggagGTAAGTATTTGTTTGTAGACTCCAGGGGtgttacatgtaattttccaaaccataGAGGTCtacttgtaattacacaaaatctccaaaaaatataatgtaattatcccttataaaCATCAGAATGAATTGCTACATATCTtcagatttgacataattacgagtactcctcattttttttgaaaaattacaaataaatacagaAGTTAAATATTGTCCTCAATCAAGAATTAGTAAAAGTAGAAAGATCCCCAGAAACCTTTTTGGGTAAAGAGGAAAGTATTTTAACTCATCATTACTCCACAATTAAGTTGTGTTCGTGGTGGTGAAAGGACAACTACACCCTTACATAactactttttaaataataaataaaaccttacttataaaaaaataaaatacgatAACGAtaaatatactatttaatagTTCAATACCCCATAGCTATTTAGACAATAATAAACatatccaattaaaaaattaataaataaataaataaaatttccatgttgttaatttgtttgaagaaaaatttacTCGGGcacagtaaaatttaaaatgaaatagctTCTgagaaatgtataaaatactaatccaaaattcaaaatataaaataaattaattaattaaaaaataagtatcacgaaattttaaataaaatttatcgatcttattaatttagaagtgcttctaaaaaatttaacacaggGTAACTTCTTTTTATGGTAATATTACTATCAGACAATTAACTTTATATTGTACTTCCAcgtacttttattttttatcataatatatttaaggtAAGATAATACTGAATACTGATAAGtgcaatttataattgaattttgggGTGGATCTTGTAACGGGTCTTCATAGACCCACAATCCATCCCGAACCCATTACCCACCCTAATGCCTacttttttggattaaaacCCGTCCCACTAAAAATGAGTCCGAGATGCTTTTTTCAGGTTCAAATCCAATTACCAGAcctatttattgttatttctagtcaatcaaataaaaattgatttaaattgtCTTAcatgaaagattaaaatttataatgtaaatataatccgttcatttcaaaaaatatggtaaACTATGACAagctttcataaaatttaatataattatgaatgattcctcattatttgataaattgtCAATACcccttaatatttgatgaaattatatgaCTTTAAGAGGCCTGATATTATCAACTTTACATTCactgtatattttttaaaacaaaataaaaaattgtaaaaacaaaaaacggGCAAGATAgatggaaatttttttaaatttataaaaaaaattatatattttttttaaaataagtaaaattataattaattatctacaatgtcattttgatcagtttatcataaaataataaaaatctgaCGAGGACTAGCAAATTTGACTAGTGGTTGAACATCCATGAAAATCAGACTATTAACCCATTGCATGATCCACACAATTCAACAAATAGCATATTGACATCGTGAAATACAAGAAACGTTAGgcactatatatatagtgtggTCATCAAAAGGACAAAACCATAATGAAACACTTATCACACATTTCTCAGCACAAAAACAACCTTCTAATCACGGTTTCTATGATTATATGCACTCAAAATAGAAATTACAGTTCTCGAGATAAACAGTCTACCTAGTACCCATCATGTTTTAGATAATGGTTAGCgctcaaatttaataaataaatttggggTCATGGGTTTGAAtctcattattatatatgtatttattttatttaatatgagtttatcataataaatatttgtctcatgtaaatttattgtgttatgaatttattaatcgAATCGATATATTTACAAgtttattgatattgatataaaggtaaattacatagTACCCCCTTGTGTTTTGGTGAATTAGGGAGAAATCcttgtgttaattttataagtaaaaaacccaatatattctataaaatacaataaaagactccttttttcattaaaaattaacagtGTGTGTCTAACACTCGTCTATTGTGTGAGTGGGCTTTAtcttttttggaatttttctaTGTTACTTTAAGTGTATAACATCCGTTTTGTTcatttcttttacatttttaaatatattttaaattaattaatttatattattattttttattaatttaagttatttattaaattcaaatacattataataaattatatttacttatgaaatatattaaattaaatataaaaacacttATAAAGTATATGAGTTTCTTAAAAATCacttataataattgtatattattaactaaattaaattattattaaattttaaacatattttaataaattttatttatttagttataaaatatattaattgaatatcaaaataccaaaaaaataatattaattatttatatttaattattcaatacttaaaatttgaaaaaaaaacaataaattctttttattttattttttaataattttttttcttcttctccatcgcCAGCCACTATGTGCTGGTGACAATAGTCGCCCAGATCCAAGGCAATATCGTCTAGAATCTGGTCACCGCCCCTTTCGAGGGCGAGGGTAAGGTCATCCAGAATAATTTAAACAACGTCATCATCTCCCCGTCTAGAGGGTGACGGTTTCACGGCCCACGTAGGTGACAGTCGTGATTgcctatattatatattgttatactatatatatatagtgtatatataattacatatataaataatatattttaaattatttaagatttagattgttcattttttacaattgaGTATCAATGGTTGTTATAAGAAGGGTATAATGGGCAATTCAGTACAAAATTTAATGCcattaaacttatttaatgGGAGGGGAGAGtatgcaatattttaaaaactataagaattttttttttgtctatttttttaatacaaagaaattttgagctaaattttaaaaacataggagattttatgcaatttatccttaataTAATAACATGCAATCATCGCTtccatctaaaaataaaaatacttaattaattggtaCTCCGCGCCAGAACACGGGAGTAttgtatttctaaaaaaaatgaaaaaaattttgattttatttatttaaaatatgcattttgattctatttatttaaagtGTGCAATAgctaaaatataagtaatttaaaatttaatttaaagtgaTTAGTAAGTATAAAATTGTGGAAGTCACACAACCTACCTTCcccccaaacaaaaaaaaaatattatggtaaattaatGCTATAATTAGTcaatatttctcaaatttatcTATAGTTAAAAcatttgccataatttttagctTTAACTAATATTTCGActtcacttaaaaaaaaaaagaaaaaaagaaaagctaatAGCCGTGTGCAACCATGATTATTAAACATATGAAAAGACATATTTCTTCtaattatattgaatataaaaataaatttataactaaatttatcTGAAATGGATAAAGATAATCAATGGTTCACttatccaaatttaaatagaaaataaaaattaaatttttaagtattattataggctaaaatgcattttaccctcctgtattttattgaatagCTAAAAAGACCCCTATGTTATTGAAATAGGCTAAAACTCCcctatattttgtaaaattcagcaaaaaatgcccctttaattagtaattaatggAATGTACATTACACGCGCTCCTTGTGCATTTAGGGGTGTAATTTGACTGCTTTTGACCTTATTTTGGGTCTTTTTGACAAAAAGACCCTcatagtatttatatatttttcatattgtttttacttgttttgggtattttttttatattttcatctatctaaaaaaataaaatatttcttaaaatatattcactTAAAAatgtgacaaaaaaattgcataaatttttgaagttttatattttaaattaaaataataataataaattattataattgattcgTGCGGAAATAGCATGGGTCCAAAAGCTTGGACTTTGGgccaacaaataaaagaacatgAGAAACGgaacctgcaaaacaacacTTTAGCACTCCGACTCTCAAATTAGTATcgaatttaagaaataataatcgtaaaaagtaaattgtaattaagaaTTGAAGTATAGTAACAAATTTCGTAAGAGAAATCGTGTTTAAAGTGCAAAGAGAGTGCACAATGTGAGTTTGATAGCAAGAGTTTAGATTTGGAAGGTGTTCCTTGCCTGgactatacatatatttataggaCGATGGCTCCTTTCGATAGGAGTCTGCacgtatatttatattttactacaTATTTCGAAAGACTAGgaagtaaaattaaatctacATCAATTACTCGCCATCCtaaatattttccaaataaagaagaatAATTCGGATTTGAAATAGTTCAATTCCTCatgatatcatattttatttttttatgttatttatctCATAAAATGTGACATAAATGCCAATTTACACATAAATAGAACATAccataaaatactaaattgtaACAAAAGATTCCAAAACCCTCAACATTTCCAAATCTAAATcccatataaaataaaaataatttctctacataattttctttttgataattaGGTCCCTGTAACAAGAACatgacaaaaaaagaaaaaaaaagataaaatagaactacaaaatcaaagcaaaataATTGTTAAGCCGCGACATAATCTAAAAGTTTACGCTGTCAGAGAAgggaataatttaatatttaatattttaatatatacccTTACGTTCAAAACCCTAAAcgtaaaatatttactataaatgAATGTATAAATCCTGtacttgaaatatatataaatatttttttataaatttgtgtaaatgatattaaaaaacgAGAGCTCTGCAAAACGCTTTTCAGTTTATAGCTTAGAAAAAACTTTTGAGGTGTTTTTGTAATGcatgtttttgtttaaaaaactattaaaaaaattacttttaagtTAAAAGCTAAAAGCACAATAGAGGGTATTTCTAACTGTTTTAGCTTTTtcgtaaataattttaattttttttgaactacTTTCGtccttttcaatttcttttcgaAATTTCAACCtaaagttgatattaaaatttataatttcacatatttaatattttataatttttaatcgcatgtaatatttaacaaaagataaatataaatattaaatgaaagatAATATCTCTTTAAcatatgaaaacaaaataatatttaaataattaaatttattttaaaagtgttTTTTTACCGAATAGTAATCAATCATTTCCcaatataatcaaaatcagcaacaaaataacaaaaaggaaaaaaattgaaaataaaacaacagaATCCAAACAAAcggattattattatttaaaaaaaaaaaattcaaaaccccCCACAGAAGCCAAAGAAGCAGTAATACcgaaacacacacatacacccacgcAGCCACCAGAAGGCAGCTCAAACCAGTGGTCTTTATGTTGTACagcgtctctctctctctctctctctctctctctcgctatatatatttacacacaGAGACACACGGAAACCAACCTCTACAGTGCAGAATAGGCGAACATAGTGCAACCCAGGACTCTCCTCATACAGCTGTTGATACATAAATCCCTGAGATTTATCAGTTCAATTACCAGTTTATTGTACAGACGAGGGGCGCTTGAATTCAAGAAGGGATAATGTGAAGTGGTGAAACTGAATCTGGGCTgggttttgtttctttattttgttctgATTCTTTTATAGATCTTAGCGATTGGGATTTCTAGATCTGCTGGGTTCTCTTTTGAATCTGGGATTTTTCGCAATGGCTACGGCGTTTCCTCTGCCCGTTACGGCTGCCCAGGTCGTTTACTTTATCTTTAAAAAGCTATAGATACATATTGTGTGTAATTGGATTTTTGCGAATTGTAAATGGgtttaatatatgaatactTTGTGATGTTTCCAGTGCATTTGTCGAACTATTTGGAGCTGTGTACGACGTTTGATGTTGTGTAAAAACCTTTTGGGGTTACTAGGATTTTACTTCAGTGTAGTTCTGGATGTTCTTATAAGTAGGTATTTGTAGATGCATGAATGTACCTTTTGTCTGGTTGCGTATGCGAATGTGTGTTTCTGTTTATGGATGTATGCTAAATCTTGGTGAAGTTTTCTTGGAGACGCATGTTATTTGGCtaatgtttgtttgtttgatgTGGTCTTTATGAGTTGAATCTCATTTGGATGCTATATGTATTATGCATGTTTCGCCGATTACGAATTGTAGGTGTGGCCCCCTTTGAACGCTGAGAACTTACATTTGAAGCAGGTTTTCCgcataaaaatttgatttccACCTTAGTTGCTAAGTtatagaaaaatgtaattagctcattactttttgtaatttgtgtttgaaatgaaaatatctCCCTGTCAATTTGTATTCTCAATTGTTTCTTTAGATTCATAAGGTAAATTGCACTGAAATCTGTCTCTCTTGATCCTGTGTTTTGAACACTTGTCTTATAGAATATCGAAGCTAGAAAGGGTGTGCCCCTGCactgtttttcctttttctccgAGGATTTTGTTGTGCCTGTGATTTCCCAAGCTATTATGACTGCAAAGAGAatgatacaaaattattaatattcatatttgattatatggatttatttattaactatttttgatttctttattttatttaggtgGGAACATACTTTGTTGGGCAGTACTATCAGATGCTACAGAACCAGCCAAATTTTGTGCACCAGTTTTACAGTGATGCCAGCACCATGCTCCGGATTGATGGAAACACCAGAGAGACTGCAACTGCTATGCTGGTATTCTACATGAACCCTCTTATAAATTTGCATGAATTAGTCTTAAGTTGATGTTTCAGATATAGTCATAATGGATATGCATAATGAATAGAAATATCGAGCAGCGCATATTTTGATAGGATTAAAACAGTAACTGGAGCTTTGATCATAATTGCTAAGCATTTGCCTATCAGATCGAAGTCCTTTATATTCAGTAAGTGGTGTACTTATTCGAAATTTGTCCTGCTGGGCCCTTGTTCTGTTTTGGTGGTGTGGCttactttttctctctcatgaTTGAGGttctaattattatgataCGAGTAATCGAATTTTCATCTGGTTCATGTCCAATCGCTGTGTTATCCAATCTGGTTCTTATCCATTGTCACCTTGGTTGCATCTCTGGCCACAACAGAGAAGATGTCGAATGTCTGATTTTATGTGGTTCTAGCCATGTCTATTGGCTGACATAGACATAAACAGTGCTTGATCTTGGGAAAATTGTGCAATAAGGTcgccttttatttttctggtaGTTGCTTGCTTCTAGTTTCATGTCTAAAAGTGTATGATATGGAGTTTTTCTTTGCTACTGAGTTAAATGCTCAAATGAAATGGATAGAGTGACATACTTGGTTCTGTTGTGCTGTATCTTTTTTCCATTTGCTTGCATCTTTAAATACTTTCTCTGGAGAGCCATAGGGTCCATATTCAATTCTCCATCATTTTGTGTATCTTTGCAGCAAATACACCAACTTATCATGTCGCTCAACTATAATGGCATAGAAATTAAGACAGCACATTCTTTAGAATCTTGGAATGGCGGAGTTCTCGTGATGGTTTCAGGTTCTGTGCACGTAAAGGATTTCAGTGG comes from Sesamum indicum cultivar Zhongzhi No. 13 linkage group LG10, S_indicum_v1.0, whole genome shotgun sequence and encodes:
- the LOC105171807 gene encoding RNA-binding protein CP33, chloroplastic; amino-acid sequence: MAATAAVPSSFSTSIKSFKCVSSKNWPSDHLLKISCPRTLQSAPVSHSLVFEFNPITSSACKSWRLSRVSAAVAQEEAAALTAPVEEPPEAEEEVTSGVGGAATESGEVNTKLYFGNLPYLCDSAQLAGIIQEYASPELVEVLYDRNTGKSRGFAFVTMSSIEECKTVIQNLDGSEYGGRTLRVNFSDKPKPKEPLYPETEHKLFVGNLSWSVTSENLTEAFQEYGNVVGARVLYDGETGRSRGYGFVCYETKAEMETALEALNGVELGGRAMRVSLAQGKKQ